TCTAAAATCGTTTTGCAATCTTCAAGTTAACTTGAAGATATAAAAATCATTTTCCTCTTAAGTCTTTTACAAGTGCTCTGCCAAGTTCAGAGAAGAAGGGAGGTTCGTCTTCCTCATCCTGGGATTTGAAAGGAAGAAATCTATCTCTGAAAATTTCGGAGCTAGAAGTGAGTACAACCTTAGTTCGATTTCCGTTTCTCTTAGTCCTTGTCTCTAGACGGTTGCCGCCTTTTCCATCAGAACCTTTCACAAGCAGCTCGAACATGTCTTCGAAATATTCGCCCATATCTCCCGGAACGAACAAACTGATCGCGCTTGGAGGAAGAATGGATAAAAATCTTCCGCCAATGTTTGTTTCGGGAATCTTAGTGAATTCTCCAGTTACTATATCCGTATTTCCTGCTCTATGGAATTTGAATGTGTATCCTAAGCCTCTCACGTCTATTTTCAATCCGTATACGCTTAAATAAGCGTATGTCCTCAGGTGCAATGCCTTTGGCGAAGACCAATATCCTTTATGAGAATCAGGAATTCCCAATATAATATTTTGTCCTTCGTTATAGAATTCTAAACCCTTTTCAAAGCCACCTGGTTGGAACAGCTGAAATCTAAATGCGAGCTGGCCCAATCTCTTATGCCATTTTTTGTAAGTGATCGGGAATTTCTCTTTCATACGCTCGGATAAGGTATAAGTAATGAAAGTAATCTCGTGTTCTCTGCGAATATCGCAGTCAAAATTGCCGCACAAGAAACTCTGCAATTCAGAATATTCGGCAACGCTTTTTGCGTTCGATGTTTTTAGATGATGAATGGTTTCATCTATCATTGGGAACATATCGAACACACTGGCTTCGGGAGAGATCATCTCCACAGTCCTTTTGATCTTGAATGTTTTTTTGGAATGAAATTCGTTCTCTTGTGCATCCACATAAATAGAATATGGACTGCTAGGCCCCGCAGGAAAGGCAGAGTCTGCGAGTTCTTTCTTGTATCCGTTTCCATTCTCCGAAAGATGAAACCCTAGGATTAGATGGTCATCTTTCTTATAAAACTTTTCCTGAGCATCCTTATCTGGATTCCCGGAAAGAACATTGCGAGTCGAATCTTCCTTAAATTCTTTTTGAATGATATCTTGGTATCTAAAGTACTTCTCAAAATACTCGGCGGCGTGTGGATTCTTATGCACGCAATTTATGAGAGAATGAGAACCGACAATTAAAACTAAATAGGAATAAATTCTATTCTTTCGATTCATTTCCTTCTTCCCTTTTTTACAAACTCGAAAAGTTCCAAGACCTTAGAATCATCTACCGTTTGAAAGTATTCTGTATGGATCAGATTTCCTTTTGGGGAATACACTCTTAAGTAAGATCTCCCATCCGTTAGTCCTCGAGAGAGAATTCCTTCCTTGTCCAAAAGAATGCTCTCGTACTCCTTATCTTTCTCTTTTAGAATATAATCGAAAACAGTTTGAGGAGCATTCTTCAGATTCAAATATCCGGAGAAGAGTACTTTGTCCTCATCCTTCAGGAGAGTCTGCATTTTCCAATAGATCTTTCGTCCATGCTTTCTGCAGAGAACTACGTCTTTAAAGCCGCAACCTAAAAGGAAATAGGTATTTCCTTTTGCAGAATCGGATGCAAAGATCTGTCCTTTTTGATCAGGAAGCCGGAAGCTAGGTAGCTGAACTTGAGAATCCGAGAAAAGAAAAGTAGGCAAAAACAAAAGTAAGAATACCAAACTTCTTTTCTTCATTCTTATAACTTTCTGGAAGCAAAGACTCTCAAGAAAAGTCTTGGCAACTATTTATTATCCACATAAGACAGCGGAAAAAATTACATGTTTCAAAAATATTTTTTAAATTTCAGAAATTAGAGAAGGAAGCTCTTACTTTCTATGTAATCGAAAGATCCCATCCCAATCTTTGGAAGGAGCTTGGTTTAAAGCCAACTTAGTTCGTTTAGCGTACAATCTCACGATATTGTCTAGAGGACTTCGTTTATACAATTCTTTGAAGATAGAGAAAGCACTCTGAAACTGACCAGCTTTATATAAGGTGATTCCTTCGCTTAGCTTTCCCTTAGTATCATGTTTTTGATCAGCCGTTTCAGGGGGATCAGCTTCAAAAACTTCATACAGGATCACTGGTTGGGTCTTTCCTTTCACAATGACTGTATCGATTTCTCTCGCCCTAATCTCGGAAAGCAAATTTAATCTAAGAAATGTATGATGAGTTACTAAAATACGAGCCTTATAGAATCCGGAAAGACTTTGCACACGAGAGGAAAGATTTACCGTATCGCCCACGACAGTGGTATCAATCCTTCTCTCGCTTCCCACAGTTCCTAAGATCAAAGGACCAGTATTCACTCCGATCCCTAGATCTGCGCCAATGCCGATCCCGTCGTTCAAGGCTTCCACATGACGAACCATATCGATCGCCGACTGCAATGCGTTGTCGGCAGAGTTGAAATTATCCTTCTCCGCCCTTTCACTATGATCGGAGAATAAGGCCATGATCGCATCTCCGATATATTTATCCACAAAGCCGGCATTCTTAAAGATAATATCTTCAAAGGCGGAGAAGTACTTATTTAGATATTTGATGTTCTCGTCCGGACTCAACTTTTCGGAAACAGTCGTATAACCTCTTAGATCGGCAAAGAAAACAGACATAGTCTTTTCTTTCGAATCGCCGATCTTGATCTCTACTGGGCTTTCCCGATCTAAGATTGAAATAAATTCAGAAGGAACGAATCTGTAGAAAGCGTCCCTCTGTTTGGAAATTTCCTGGTTCAATGCTTGGGATTGTTTGTACAAACTCACATAACGAGAAACTAAAAGACTGATGATCACTAGAATAAAAACTGAGAACGAGATCTTAAAGAAAGGATAATGGAATCCGACGATCTTAGTCATCGCATCCAAGGTATCCCAAAGTCCGAATATTCCGCAAACACCGATCCCGATCGCAAGCTTGATAGAATCTGGTTTTCTCTGACGAATGGAGTTGATCGAAAATATGATCACATACGAAAGCATCAGAAGAAGTAAGACCTGATATATAAGCAAGTTCGGCAGTACGTATTCGAAAGGAAGAAACCAATTCGCAAGAAGAGATACAAGGCTCAACCAGCAAAAGATCCGTATCATCCAGAACTTTCCTTCTTGCTGATAAAAGAAATCCTTTGCGAATAGCATGAATATAGGAACGATCGGAATCAGGGCAGAGATTTCTCCTCTAAAGAAGAATTCCGTATCCGGCCCTCCCGGATAATTAATGAATTTATTATATAAATGATACGTAGTTAGATAAAAGTAAACGGAAGAGAGTAGGGAGAATAATCCAAAGTAAAGATAATAAATGTCCTGCTTTCTTGTGACAAAGAACAGAACATGATAGAACCCGAAGATAAAATAGATCCCGAACAGAAAAATATCGAAGTACTCCGAGCTGGAGTTATATATTTCTTCTAAAGAGGAGATCCTGAAATTCTTAGGATGATAGAAACCGAAATGATCGTTCGGCTTAAATGGATTGCTATCCGCTTCTCCTACAAATTGAATTTTGATCTCGTTTTTTCCTGGCCTTAAGATCCCAGTATTGACAGGAATTACTAAACCTTTCAAAGAACGATTTACAGTTAAGGAACCTTCTTTCGTTGGAAACCATTCTTCCCTAAGGATTGTTCCGTTTAACTCGATCTTCCAGTTCTCTCCTATATCAGGAAAATAGAATCCCGCCGGGACCTTTAAGAGCAGATCATCTTTGTTCAAATTGAACTCGGATCTTACATCAACTTGATGAAGTCCGCTTCTCGGAGGAATTTTAAATATGGTATTGAAGGTCCAAGGGATCGGAGGCATCTCGATCCATTCTTCTTCTGGTTGGATTTGCTTTTTGTTCTTAGCTTCCGGTTTAGAATCCTGATTCTCCAGTTTCTTAGTGAGCAAGCGCCCTTTCCAAGAAAGCTCAGAAAAATCTATTTTTCTCTCAGCAGTTTCTTCCTGCAAACAACCGGACTGGGCTATCAATAGCCCAGCGCACAGAAAGAACAAGAATTGTCTGGAACGAAGAAGGTCCAAGTGCGGGACCTCACATTACGAGTTCGTCCTCGCCAGCGCGAGCAACGACGATGTCTCCGGACTCTTCCAGTTTACGTATGATGTTAACGATTTTTTGCTGAGCGTCTTCCACGTCTTTGATACGGATAGGACCCATGAAGTCCATATCTTCTCGAAGTAAGTTCGCGGCACGTTTTGACATGTTCTTAAAGATCTTCTCTTGCACTTCTGTATCTACCGATTTCAAAGCTTTTGCGAGATCTGAGTTATCCACTTCTCGCAATACTTTTTGAATCGCTCGGTCATCGAGTAGAACGATATCCTCGAATACGAACATCCGTTTCTTGATCTCTTCTGCAAGTTCCGGATCTTCTTCTTCAAGAGCTTCGATGATGGTCTTTTCAGTTCCCCTGTCAACAAGGTTGAGGATTTCAACCACCGAATCGATACCACCGGCAGAGGTATAGTCCTCGCTTGCGAGTGTAGAGAGCTTTCTTTCCAAAACCCTTTCTACCTCGCGAAGAACGTCAGGCGAAACCCGGTCCATGGTTGCGATCCTTTTCGCAACCTCGGCCTGGATTGTATGCGGCAACCCCGACAGAATGCTAGACGCTTTCTGAGGATCCAAATAAGATAAAATTAATGCGATTGTCTGAGGGTGCTCGTTCTGGATGAAGTTCAATAAGTGCTGAGGGTCAGTTCTTCGGATGAAGTCGAAAGGTCGGACCTGCAAACTCGAAGTCAAACGGTTGATGATATCGATTGCCTTCTGGTTACCGAGAGCTTTTTCGAGAAGTCCGCGAGCGAAGTCAATACCTCCGTTCGAGATGAATTCCTGAGCCATCATAAGCTCGTTGAATTCTACAAGGACCTTCTCCTTGTCTTCCGGAGTGATCTTATCTAGACGTGCGATCTCAAACGTGATCTGCTCGATCTCGTCTTCACGTAAATGTTTGAAAATCTCGGAGGATACTTCGGATCCGACGGCGATCAGAAAGATAGCCGCTTTTTGTCTTCCGGTTAGACTAGTTTTCTTATTCAGCACAGTGAGCGCGTCCTACGAGATATTATCGGCAAAAATCCTAATTTTCAAGGTAAAGTTTTTCTCCGCTTCCCGCTTGCAAACACGACATAAAATTCCAAGCTGGACCCATTCCCGTAGGAGAACCTGCCTTGAAACTGAAAGTATACGAATACAAAAACTGCAGTACCTGCCGAAACGCTCTCAAATATCTGGAATCCAAAAAGATAGAATTCGAAAAGAAGGCGATCCGAGAGACTCCACCGACCAAGGCGGAGCTGAAGAAAATGCTCGG
Above is a window of Leptospira semungkisensis DNA encoding:
- the fliG gene encoding flagellar motor switch protein FliG encodes the protein MLNKKTSLTGRQKAAIFLIAVGSEVSSEIFKHLREDEIEQITFEIARLDKITPEDKEKVLVEFNELMMAQEFISNGGIDFARGLLEKALGNQKAIDIINRLTSSLQVRPFDFIRRTDPQHLLNFIQNEHPQTIALILSYLDPQKASSILSGLPHTIQAEVAKRIATMDRVSPDVLREVERVLERKLSTLASEDYTSAGGIDSVVEILNLVDRGTEKTIIEALEEEDPELAEEIKKRMFVFEDIVLLDDRAIQKVLREVDNSDLAKALKSVDTEVQEKIFKNMSKRAANLLREDMDFMGPIRIKDVEDAQQKIVNIIRKLEESGDIVVARAGEDELVM
- a CDS encoding adenylate/guanylate cyclase domain-containing protein gives rise to the protein MPPIPWTFNTIFKIPPRSGLHQVDVRSEFNLNKDDLLLKVPAGFYFPDIGENWKIELNGTILREEWFPTKEGSLTVNRSLKGLVIPVNTGILRPGKNEIKIQFVGEADSNPFKPNDHFGFYHPKNFRISSLEEIYNSSSEYFDIFLFGIYFIFGFYHVLFFVTRKQDIYYLYFGLFSLLSSVYFYLTTYHLYNKFINYPGGPDTEFFFRGEISALIPIVPIFMLFAKDFFYQQEGKFWMIRIFCWLSLVSLLANWFLPFEYVLPNLLIYQVLLLLMLSYVIIFSINSIRQRKPDSIKLAIGIGVCGIFGLWDTLDAMTKIVGFHYPFFKISFSVFILVIISLLVSRYVSLYKQSQALNQEISKQRDAFYRFVPSEFISILDRESPVEIKIGDSKEKTMSVFFADLRGYTTVSEKLSPDENIKYLNKYFSAFEDIIFKNAGFVDKYIGDAIMALFSDHSERAEKDNFNSADNALQSAIDMVRHVEALNDGIGIGADLGIGVNTGPLILGTVGSERRIDTTVVGDTVNLSSRVQSLSGFYKARILVTHHTFLRLNLLSEIRAREIDTVIVKGKTQPVILYEVFEADPPETADQKHDTKGKLSEGITLYKAGQFQSAFSIFKELYKRSPLDNIVRLYAKRTKLALNQAPSKDWDGIFRLHRK
- a CDS encoding LIC10025 family lipoprotein, coding for MNRKNRIYSYLVLIVGSHSLINCVHKNPHAAEYFEKYFRYQDIIQKEFKEDSTRNVLSGNPDKDAQEKFYKKDDHLILGFHLSENGNGYKKELADSAFPAGPSSPYSIYVDAQENEFHSKKTFKIKRTVEMISPEASVFDMFPMIDETIHHLKTSNAKSVAEYSELQSFLCGNFDCDIRREHEITFITYTLSERMKEKFPITYKKWHKRLGQLAFRFQLFQPGGFEKGLEFYNEGQNIILGIPDSHKGYWSSPKALHLRTYAYLSVYGLKIDVRGLGYTFKFHRAGNTDIVTGEFTKIPETNIGGRFLSILPPSAISLFVPGDMGEYFEDMFELLVKGSDGKGGNRLETRTKRNGNRTKVVLTSSSEIFRDRFLPFKSQDEEDEPPFFSELGRALVKDLRGK